In the Balaenoptera acutorostrata unplaced genomic scaffold, mBalAcu1.1 scaffold_126, whole genome shotgun sequence genome, one interval contains:
- the LOC130706664 gene encoding uncharacterized protein LOC130706664 → MKPSDRFVWNLEKRKWPPGSSRTAATAAGRTRTPKAARTHCRTACGSGGHCPVGRRKGRAAVALPVPTRFAIRPGPHSDERRKELVNKFVIQRGGRERSGDVRVHPCRSPPPGDSEKLRKYDHQDVEDDVGHGHRVLSPRSVLRAEGHKDMLVDPAKPSQPQPRSARPTSHHTNLLGQSPATAGSAQASAPPGQSPPGSASRNSASRLAAESQPSPKSPKLRREGTISKQSLCSARQPLERTRDDPRSPVGEGAARAAQAPELVRGRPPRS, encoded by the coding sequence ATGAAACCCAGTGACCGCTTCGTGTGGAACCTGGAGAAACGAAAGTGGCCGCCGGGGAGCAGCCGCACTGCCGCGACGGCAGCTGGACGGACCCGGACCCCCAAGGCGGCGAGGACGCACTGCCGGACGGCCTGTGGGTCGGGGGGTCATTGTCccgtgggaaggaggaaggggagggccGCCGTCGCCCTCCCAGTGCCTACTCGTTTCGCCATCCGGCCCGGGCCCCACTCTGACGAGAGACGTAAAGAATTGGTGAACAAGTTCGTCATCCAGAGGGGAGGCCGGGAAAGGTCAGGCGACGTCCGAGTACATCCGTGTCGTTCCCCACCTCCCGGTGACTCGGAAAAATTGAGAAAGTACGACCACCAGGACGTGGAGGACGACGTTGGGCACGGACACCGTGTCCTATCACCACGCTCAGTCTTGCGGGCGGAGGGGCACAAGGACATGCTGGTAGACCCGGCAAAACCATCACAACCACAGCCCCGAAGCGCAAGGCCGACCTCACACCACACGAATCTGCTCGGCCAATCTCCGGCTACAGCAGGAAGCGCCCAAGCCTCAGCGCCACCGGGACAGTCGCCGCCAGGATCCGCCTCCCGGAACTCTGCCTCGCGCCTGGCGGCCGAGTCACAGCCCTCGCCAAAGTCGCCGAAGCTCCGGAGGGAAGGGACGATCTCAAAGCAGTCGCTGTGTAGCGCCCGGCAACCTCTAGAACGTACCCGGGACGACCCCCGATCGCCGGTGGGCGAGGGTGCAGCACGGGCCGCCCAAGCACCCGAGCTCGTCCGGGGGCGTCCGCCTCGGAGCTAG